A region of the Styela clava chromosome 1, kaStyClav1.hap1.2, whole genome shotgun sequence genome:
ACCGGATCACGGGTTTCATATTGAACCTGACGATACAATTCGTTTGGAATTCAGGACACTGGAAGGCAATATGCAAACTCAATACGTATATCGGAATGTCGCCATTGCAGGTGAGTCTTCGAATGGCTTCACAGAGCTAGGCCTGACATGGGTAAACCCCGGTCCGCGGGTCAAATCAGGCCAGCCGGATGCAATCTGGTCCGCCGGATGCTGCCATAAATTTATACTTTTAACCAATTCTGCATGCACTACCTAGTTgtcattattgaaatttgtatgATGCAATAGGCTTGTTATATTATGGTCGTAGTCTGTGTAAGTTGTATTTTGGGTTTTCACAAAATTTCATGTTATGGGGACGTCACATTTTCTCGCTCACTCGATTCGACGGCGTGCTTTTCACACCTCTTTCTTTCGCCTCGTTTGGTTGCCGTGTGCGGTCACGCGCACCATTGAGTTTCAATTTAGTGCTGACAAATTTTATTAAGTTCCCCATAACGCTCTCTTAACGTTTTTTTTGTTCGTAGGTTACGCATTCATGCCATCTAATTCAGTTTATCGATTCCCAATGGTTTCTAATAATCTGTCGCTAAATCCCTTTTCTGCGCCCTTATTCGTGAAGATTGATAGCTAAATTACATCGCCCGCAAGTCTAGATGGTCAAAATATTTGACCCCTAACCccaaaaccttgcccacccctgagcTAGGTCATAATGACAATTGAAAATGACGTGGTATATAAAATTCATCCCAAACaagcaattttaataaaatacaatttttttacaattctcAGTAAATTGAATAACAAATTTCATTATTACAGGTCAGCAGATATTGCGACATTCTCCATTTTTGATCCCAGTTCCCGTAAGGGGAAGATACGATTACCATTTAATGAGATTTAGTATTCTTATTAACGGCGTGGAAATCAACGACTGCCCTTTCCAGCTGCGGCCACTTGGAGGTAGGCTGCTGATCtaattatttccaattttcatGTATTAAAAAATCCtgattcaaactaaaaaaagtaaatatatatatcagataCTCTGTGACCTCAAACTTATAACAATTAAATTCTGAACGAATTTAACATATTCCCCGTGAGTGCGGCCTCGTTACTAAGATAAATGCATGTATTATTTCAAGGCAGATTAATACTTCTTACTTGTTATGTGTATAATCATTCATTTATCCTTTATTTTCACAGAACAAAACAGAATACAGGGCGGCGATCGCAATTTCTTTACTGGAAGTAagtgtttattttgtaaaatatcacTTCTCCTAAATTTACaataatatgtaaaaatatttcatcttttcAGATTTGCATAGCACGAATGCATTAATTGGATCAACGTGCCAAAGGTAATTACGTTTTTTTTCCTGGTATGTTTGTTATGATGAAATGTCCATATTTGTGTAACaagatttaaaaaatgtattcaCCGTAGTAATTGTACATTCTACATTGTAGATATTATCACTCACAGAGTAATGGTGAAAtgtatttatgaaaaattttctaGTCATTTCAGCTAATTGCTCCCTCTTTCTGTGGAATTTGCCAAATCCtatatttctctattttataGTTTGCTTTCGTCGAATCAAATGATTCCAGACGACGATGTGGATGGTTGGTCGGGAGATTCTGCTTCGAAACAACTTCCTTAGGAagctttttatattttgacaattATTCGGACATCAACATTAAACATATGGATTTATATGGATTAAAAGAAATCTTTTAATCCATATAAATCCATATGTTTAATGTTGATGTCGTTGAATCAACAACGAGTTACGTTGCTTTAGTAGTCTATATTAGACTGATTATTAATACAATGCTCAATCTAGAAGCATTCAAAGTGTAATTCCACGTTTTAGTGgaaataaatattgttgttatatATCTTACCAACATTGTAACTATTTTGTTATTTCTATaacgaaatatatttttctatcaatttattttcatcattaaAATGTGCTGCTATTTATTGTTGTACCTTTTTTGCTGTATTTCTAATGAACTATAAATCCTTTTTCATTTTTGGGATTCCTTCTGGAGTCGTGCCAGATTTGAGTGTGGGTTATAGAAGATGAGTAGCAATACGTGGTTCAGTTGGGTAAAAATCTTCAGTCGAGAGAGTCGGGAACAATTAACAAGGTAGCGCACTTTATAGGTCGACTTCTATTTAAAAACATGTGGcagtttcagtttgattgttAACTAAATAACTGTGGTAACATCGCGCGCAGTCTCGATTCTTAAAAGTATTCAAAGAAGTAATTTTTGGGAAATAATTAATGCATCCTGGTTTTGGGGGTTCCAGGTTATTTCACatcctttttttaatttcaaaattcttcatgtttttattttaaattttccggGAAAGCTCGTTATGCCGTCGCCTTATTGAATTAATTGATCAGTctcgtaattttattttttaagggGAAGAATTGAAGGGAAAAATAACAAAGGACAAGAATTGAATTGATTCACACAAATGTGACCATGCGCACAGAATACATCGCTATAATGTAGTGTTGACAAATATTATCACAGCGCTCGCGTGCGGAAAGGCTaacattatcaaaatatgaaTCATCTCGTATGCagcattgaaatatttcaaaaacatcGTATCTGGATTTAGAATGCCGCTGCAGGCATTTTCGACCTCTTGTAAAAAGAGAACAAAACTTGATACGGTCGCAAATTTTCGGAAGAATCCACTGTATGCGTATACACAAATAGAAATGGGCTGCGAACAACCTCAGGCAATCATTAATGTAAATGATACCTGTTGACATAAATTCAGCCGATTACAATAGAATAATCGAACCACTACAGGGATTTAAACGTTTAGTATTTTCTTGGAGCTTACTTGAATGGAATCGAAAGAATGAAAGCTAAGTTCAGCAGCAAATTAAAGTTTCTTTGCAGATAAATTCTCCCAGAAGCAAAGCCAACGGACCTCTATTCATACATATTTGATATCAGACCAATTTGACTATataattacaattttgaattgAGATGTTATCTGTTTTCGACCGGCAGCGGTCGAGTGgagaatcttttttatatcagatattttttttatgcagtatatatatataatagattCTCTGATTGTCCGCCgtattcattcaaaatttaacaaagtTTTTGTGTCCTTTTTTAAGAGTGTGTTGATGGGAGTATAGAATCTTACATCATCATATATATTGTGAGTTACTGCGTTCCGCGGCTGGGTTATTTGATCTGCTGAGATAATCTTTTAACGTAAACTGGAGTAATTTTTGCAACAGTGCATTggatttattgaaaaacaagCTTAAGTGGGCAATTCAGTTTCGTCACAAGTACAATTATCTGAATTTTGGTGTATATCCGGTTTCATAGAAAGATAATACGGAGAAAATTGGCAGCAGATGTACGATGCTAATAATAGTAATAAGAATAATAGAGAGAATAACAGTAATTCTCGCCGCAAACATCAAAATCCAAGATTTATTATTGCATTTTCAGTTGAAGCTTAGCTTGTTATCTGCTTCATGAGTCCGTCCAACAGCACAGATTCACatagaacaagagagcaatgctcaaatatatggacacgaaagaaTTGATGTAGTAATTAACGTGAAACGCGATTTTTCATGACAACAAGGAAAGAATTCTAAGAAcaacatattaaaaataaaaaaaacgatccATCCATAGGCACGTGTCCAATTTATACTTCATGTCGAGTATTGTAAATGTGTGGAGAAATTAGTTATCAGAAATAATCTTAGAATAATAACAACGAAGCCGTCACTGCAGTTAATCCGTCCTGCGCTAGTAACAATACCAATTATGAGATAGATAAGAATTTTGGATTTACTTACTTGACTTCAAATCAGCTATAACCTATAACGATGTATTGGCAATTATGAAATTCTGATGAATGTAACTGTTCATGATGCAACAAAGCTTATCGAGCaaaaatagtttgaaattgCGTACGGAAGCGTTGCGATGATTATTAGTTTGAGTTTTTTTCTAGATTTGTTTGCGAAAGAGCGAAATAGAAGTATTTTAAAACATAAGGATATTTAGTAATTTTGAGAATCGCAGGGAGAAAGAGcttccatttttatattttatagacACCGACAACGTTCAATCGCTAATGATAAGCCTGtgtttaaaatgtttttgtcgAGGATGTATATATAGACTATTATCTGCACCGCCGAGCTCAAGTGCAAGTACTTTGAATCGCCTTATAAAGATATCATGATTATTAAAagaatttaaaactatttttttaacaACCTACTAAGCGAAAGATAACATTGCCTCATTGTCATTGAAAAATCTGTCTAAGTTTTTATAAGAGTATTAAATCGTGAAATTATCAATTGACAGAATTGTTaggctatttttatttatttatttattgcagaaGAAAAGTACGTGACAAGTACTGAAATAGTTTAATATAGCCCGTGAAGTCATTTCATTCGTTTATTCTAGTAATTTCTAGTTGCACCTGGCCTAATTGTTTCTTGGGCGGCATTAAGAATCTCAACTGACTCTCCTTAAGTCGAACCTGCTGTTTATATAACATCATAATAGCCCCCTTTAAAAACAACTATTCAAATAGCCACTGGTAACATTCTTCCATATATTAGTCGTAAATTTGATGATCAGAAATTATGAGTTTTGACCTTGGATGACATTTCTGCAGAAAACGAACGCATTATTGCGGTTTTCGAACCGGCGTGACGTTCTGATAATTATCGTAAAAATgtaattgtttgtttgttttcatttttagataTACGTTATATTTCCATATTATCTCTAACCCTATCGTCACCAAATTGGGGCAATATTTTTCCATGAGCATGAACCATGAAGTGATATTGCCTTCTACAAATCTTTGACCCATGTTTGACACGAAAGACGGAAGTAGTGACCATTGTAAatctaaatttatatataaacgTCCTTAGATGTCATCGAAATCCACTGAGCTCTGTCACGATATTAGATGTTAAACTATTTTAACGACTTCTTAATAATTTCTTATTTAAACGTGCGTAAGTGTCAAACTGCAATAAAAGTGAACAGTCATAACATGTGTGCTATGTCACACACGaactgtatatttatatatatatatatagcatcaTAGGATgatagaaaaattcaaaattttcatatcTTGTTATGATAAAGGTATACCATTTCACTAATCGGAATTCAATGGATATCCACGGACTTTTGTTCAAATTATGTTTAGCTACAATTGTGTTACCGATGTGTAGATCGGTGAACACCACAATCACCAACGTTGAGATAATAAACACGACGGGAACTTCTAGCAGAACAGCAGAATTTTTGGAAAATACTTGTACAAAAAACATAACGGCACTTGCTTACAAAGAGGAATGTTGTGATTTTATAGTTGAGAGGTTCAGGTCATCATGGTATAAAGGCGGATATTATCTTACTGAGTATTTGTCAAATCTCCAAAAGTTGGGATGTAAAGAGTTCGAAAGCGAGTGTCAAATTCctgtttacaattttacaaaCTTCACCAAATTGGTATACGATCGTTTTTGCAACCGAAATGCCCTACTGGCAAAATGTACAGAGGAATTATATCAAATATTGCGTAACTACCACTTTCGCACCTCAGACATATGGATTGGGAAAAACCTTGACTTGAAAATTACTGAGGAAATATGGAATAATTTAACTACGTCTCTGGTACCTTAtcaaatgaaaatgaaagatTTAAACAATCCCTGTGTTGAAGTCGCACTCTTTGACAGAACCTCGGGGGGCGTAGGAAGATTTCACGAAATCGTTCAGGTGTACACACCATTTTGCACAATGCAATGGAATGGTTACGACATAGAAACCGCCATGACAAGGCACGTATCGCCGTGGACCAGCATGTCACTGtggtaaatatttgttttcaaattattaaGTAATTGTATGTATAgcaaaaatgtattattttgtCAGTGCTAGTAACTGAAATTAGACTGGTTGAATGTGTCGACATTCAAGTACCGGTACGTTTCAGTCACCACCCATTTTTGTGACTTCTGAATTGCAACCAAATCAACAGaacataattttcaaaataaccaTTTTTTCATTGTCATCAACATTAacaaacaattttcaaattacacCGCTATAAAATCTACCCGGTATGTGTTTCGAAGAAACTAGACTAGAAGAATGTTATAGTTTATGTCGTCACAATCAAGTTCTTTTTGGTTAAAACCAATAACTGCAGTTGCAGCCAGCGCACTGACGGATGTATAATTAAAAATGGGGCACCTTGTGGGGGTCACGAGTTCGTTGTGTTCTGGCCTGGTGGTCAGTCGAAGTCGTGAAGACGACGGTACTGGTGCTTTATTAAAAGTTAATATACGTATTACTTCATTTCGGCTGtcgtgtccatatttttgagcATTGCTCCCTTGTTATTCTGTCCTAAATCAAGCATTTTCGAGGGAATTCCAAGTATGTAATCTATATTTTAGTCTGAAGACTTTGTCCTGACTGTCTATTTTTCACAGGTGCCGCGGCAGTGTAATTATTTGCCAAGTGATAATAGCAATCCTTGGATTTGCGATCATAGTTGCCAACGTCATTGTTCTTTCTGTATATATGTCATCACCCGAGTTGAGAAACAGTCAGGGCATTTATAAATTGTCCATTGCAATTGGCGATTTATTTTCTGGGATTATTGTTATGCCAAATATCATTGTGTTCCACTATTGGATGTTTGTACACGAACGCCTAATGGGAAACATGATGGACGGAGAGTCCGAAAGAAGACATGCTGGAGGAGGTATTCGTTCATACATCCCTACTCCATACATCAACTTCGTCGGATTTTTCACAACATTTTCATTAACATTGTCCATTTATACACTTATAGTGGCAAGTGTGGATCGGTTTCTAGCTGTTTTCCGACCATTAAAATACAATAGAAGCAATGCTAAACGACACGCCAAATATGCATGTCTGGGAGTATGGATATTTGTTATCCTAATTTCGATAATACCTTTGGTTTTCCCTACTCTTtcttacaaaattattttggcgACGATGGTGACGTCCATAGGGCCAGCTGCACTTATTCTGGTATCAATCGCATTTGGAATTCCATTAATAATGCTGTGTCTAATCAACTGTTTCACATTTTATTCGGCGAAGCAACACGCCAGGGCACGTGAGGATTTAAACAGGAGCATGTTAAGAAGAAACTCCGATAATGGAATTGAGAATCGTTTAAGACAGATTCTTGGACTCAtggtcagcgtgtttatttcaTGTGTTTTCCCGACATTTCTTCTTACCATTATGGCGATATTTTTTGGCAACATTCTCCACAGGAACCCAAACAAATTCAACTCTGAGGCAGCGACAATTTATCAATCAGTGCAGTACTGCGCCATTTTGTTATTGCTGAGTAACAGTCTTTGgaacttttttatttacaattcaAGAGGAGAGGATTTTCGTAAAGCAGTCAAATCTCTAAAAATTGTGAAAGTTGTAATTACAACGGCCGGGTGTATCACACATTCTGCTCGTAGACTGAGTAAAGTTTCTGTGCATTACAGAAGAAGGAAAAGTCGGGGTTCTACTGATATCACCAGCGCGTCAAGGACGATTTCACTTCCGGAAGTGGAAACGACAATCGTTATGGCTACAAACTCAAATACCACATCTGGGACTAATAAACCAAATTCTCACAATAAACATGAATATGTCAACGGATCATACACCTGAATATCTCCGTCTATATCTGATCCGTCGCGGCAACAATGGAAAAAATGGACTAAAGGAGTTGAAACATTGATAAAGATTTTATCAACTTGCATGtttttttacacattttatttgagattttgtttcagttgttttcattttgtatatataaCGCTAATAACgagagagcaatgcttaaatacAGAGATACGGAGTGGTGTATTGGTATCGATAAGAAAGACCTTAGCCGACTGGATGAGCAGGGAGTTTGCTGAAATGATAAGACGGACAAGCGTAATGAGATAAACTgttttcatatttcataaatattgtttCCTTGAGTTAAATATAAACCAAATATGAGGTCCCATAGTACTCCTGGGAAATAAAGTAAAATGATATAACCTTTTAGCGATCAACATTCGAAATAGATTGGTCGATTAGTTGAAAAGAGagaacatatcgtcacgctaataaccgaattgcgtaagtcatttttagcagttttgagaaaaacgtaaaaaacttcctaatgatattgttatgccattgagagtcaataatttgccatggttcaattttttgatcgtagccggatttaagttaatttgtatgacgcagttaagtgacgtcataatggcgcactgtgacttacgcagaaatgtgtctatgacttggggacatacgcaattttgcaactatactatatgcaccagtcctgaaaactaaacattccaaaaacgaatgtaatttttAGTacctacaatgtctaatccccaaaatagctaatcaatttcaattgcattattttttatgtttaaaaatatatattacatcaatataacacgttctgcacacccaccgaaataagactaagattaaatata
Encoded here:
- the LOC144428356 gene encoding uncharacterized protein LOC144428356 isoform X1 — its product is MSAIFESNSLKFFLSTPTDILSNFIIRSSKRYSVINDCSLSTLFFKQANVFATITENRAGIVITFTNSVQRDLRRECNVDGRLLPDHGFHIEPDDTIRLEFRTLEGNMQTQYVYRNVAIAGQQILRHSPFLIPVPVRGRYDYHLMRFSILINGVEINDCPFQLRPLGEQNRIQGGDRNFFTGNLHSTNALIGSTCQSLLSSNQMIPDDDVDGWSGDSASKQLP
- the LOC144428356 gene encoding uncharacterized protein LOC144428356 isoform X2 — translated: MAEEQANVFATITENRAGIVITFTNSVQRDLRRECNVDGRLLPDHGFHIEPDDTIRLEFRTLEGNMQTQYVYRNVAIAGQQILRHSPFLIPVPVRGRYDYHLMRFSILINGVEINDCPFQLRPLGEQNRIQGGDRNFFTGNLHSTNALIGSTCQSLLSSNQMIPDDDVDGWSGDSASKQLP
- the LOC120345819 gene encoding uncharacterized protein LOC120345819 produces the protein MIKVYHFTNRNSMDIHGLLFKLCLATIVLPMCRSVNTTITNVEIINTTGTSSRTAEFLENTCTKNITALAYKEECCDFIVERFRSSWYKGGYYLTEYLSNLQKLGCKEFESECQIPVYNFTNFTKLVYDRFCNRNALLAKCTEELYQILRNYHFRTSDIWIGKNLDLKITEEIWNNLTTSLVPYQMKMKDLNNPCVEVALFDRTSGGVGRFHEIVQVYTPFCTMQWNGYDIETAMTRHVSPWTSMSLWCRGSVIICQVIIAILGFAIIVANVIVLSVYMSSPELRNSQGIYKLSIAIGDLFSGIIVMPNIIVFHYWMFVHERLMGNMMDGESERRHAGGGIRSYIPTPYINFVGFFTTFSLTLSIYTLIVASVDRFLAVFRPLKYNRSNAKRHAKYACLGVWIFVILISIIPLVFPTLSYKIILATMVTSIGPAALILVSIAFGIPLIMLCLINCFTFYSAKQHARAREDLNRSMLRRNSDNGIENRLRQILGLMVSVFISCVFPTFLLTIMAIFFGNILHRNPNKFNSEAATIYQSVQYCAILLLLSNSLWNFFIYNSRGEDFRKAVKSLKIVKVVITTAGCITHSARRLSKVSVHYRRRKSRGSTDITSASRTISLPEVETTIVMATNSNTTSGTNKPNSHNKHEYVNGSYT